Proteins encoded by one window of Candidatus Eisenbacteria bacterium:
- a CDS encoding class I SAM-dependent methyltransferase, translating to MKLNPFEKFFINNPVRAWSLRSTVGWLHDAACAPPVERVLEIGCGQGDGVPEIASWFRPKAMHAFDLDEKQVALARERLADFEAGGVDLRLWTGDAEHIEAADATYDAVFEFTIFHHVPDWRRAIAEVHRVLKPGGHFLFEELSSEFFTDVPVLSALLRRFTAHPWDTMFDFPSFRAALGASGLRLTALHSQRLPGWHLGVAVRS from the coding sequence GTCGCTGCGCTCGACCGTCGGCTGGCTGCACGACGCCGCCTGCGCGCCGCCGGTCGAGCGGGTCCTCGAGATCGGCTGCGGTCAGGGCGACGGGGTGCCGGAGATCGCGAGCTGGTTCCGCCCGAAGGCGATGCACGCCTTCGACCTCGACGAGAAGCAGGTCGCCCTCGCCCGCGAGCGCCTGGCCGACTTCGAGGCCGGCGGCGTCGACCTCCGCCTGTGGACCGGCGACGCCGAGCACATCGAGGCGGCGGACGCGACGTACGACGCCGTCTTCGAGTTCACCATCTTCCATCACGTCCCCGACTGGCGCCGCGCCATCGCCGAGGTGCACCGCGTGCTGAAGCCGGGCGGCCACTTCCTGTTCGAGGAGCTGTCGTCGGAGTTCTTCACGGACGTCCCGGTGCTCTCCGCGCTGCTCCGCCGGTTCACCGCCCATCCGTGGGACACCATGTTCGACTTCCCGTCCTTCCGCGCGGCGCTGGGTGCGTCGGGCCTCCGTCTGACCGCCCTCCACTCGCAGCGTCTTCCCGGCTGGCATCTCGGCGTCGCCGTCCGTTCATGA
- the nth gene encoding endonuclease III, with amino-acid sequence MSRALMDPAAFGRVVARLQREAPAWNTTALMAISQATGRDPFRILIGCLLSLRTKDETTGPATARLFALADTPAGILARTTAEIERAIYPVGFYRTKARVLHRVCRDLLERFDGRVPSDLDALLSLHGVGRKTANLVVTFGFGLPGICVDTHVHRISNRLGFVRTKTPEDTEMALRRRLPPRHWIGLNDLLVSFGQNLCHPTSPRCSSCPVRRACPRIGVRRSR; translated from the coding sequence ATGAGCCGCGCCCTCATGGACCCGGCCGCCTTCGGCCGCGTCGTCGCCCGCCTGCAGCGCGAGGCGCCCGCGTGGAACACCACGGCCCTCATGGCGATCTCGCAGGCGACCGGGCGGGATCCGTTCCGGATCCTGATCGGCTGCCTGCTCTCGCTGCGCACGAAGGACGAGACGACCGGCCCGGCGACCGCGCGCCTCTTTGCGCTCGCCGACACGCCGGCCGGGATCCTCGCGCGTACGACCGCCGAGATCGAGCGGGCGATCTATCCCGTCGGTTTCTACCGGACGAAGGCGCGCGTGCTGCACCGGGTGTGTCGCGACCTGCTCGAGCGCTTCGACGGCCGCGTGCCGTCCGATCTCGACGCGCTCCTCTCGCTCCACGGCGTCGGGCGCAAGACGGCGAACCTGGTCGTGACCTTCGGCTTCGGCCTGCCCGGCATCTGTGTCGACACCCACGTGCACCGGATCTCGAACCGTCTCGGCTTCGTGCGAACGAAGACACCCGAGGACACCGAGATGGCGCTGCGCCGCCGCCTGCCGCCGCGCCACTGGATCGGCCTCAACGACCTGCTCGTGTCCTTCGGACAGAACCTCTGTCACCCGACGTCGCCGCGCTGCTCGTCGTGCCCCGTGCGGCGCGCGTGCCCGCGGATCGGCGTCCGCCGCTCGCGTTGA
- a CDS encoding pectin acetylesterase-family hydrolase, with product MRSLLLAIIVLAAASAHAGLTGPAQKCERAAASALQRCLVRFGAREGTCYLATGATCAPNDAGRIAATTKLERKIRSTCRDDATVQAVGWGPALTQQALVDRMREACLGAHASLAARTFGGPHAAVLAAADDATRSCLAVAHAAATDLIAATVKQQSGCIERTHRGKRCNLGRLDDKLTAAEADAESAVAAACPDLATPIGLDAAAFLSAASAQARCLTATAHTDSGLLSLDCGPRASVPVPPRGQWIQIVLDEATWGTRCGDGSPYAFWLRLAPTGSPLEHVAIDLQGGGVCVFPADCQSVPADLFSALDDGEPSEGYLDTNPAINPFSDWTMAFLPYCTQDVHLGNGTTSAFPGVTVYRFGGRNVRGTLRYLRDVLWTAIDGDSAEGFRPDRLTVLFAGESAGAFGVDFNYHYLLDDLGWSHTTAAPDSGLGLDNGQVLGVSGLGVVAQSPAPPFGWDTRPLQPPYCLASGCAVGPVLDAATAPRLKAVPEQQILNISNQVDDAQVSTTFFPDVPSWTNALRAAYCTTRGLNGIHFFYPASSTPTHTMLRTNSRYTGLLAGGVSPAQYLADAFADPDGVVDRVDEGTLQSDYPGVLPFPCP from the coding sequence ATGCGCTCGCTCCTGCTTGCGATCATCGTCCTCGCTGCGGCCTCGGCTCACGCCGGCCTCACGGGCCCGGCGCAGAAGTGCGAACGTGCCGCGGCCTCGGCACTGCAACGCTGCCTGGTGCGCTTCGGTGCGCGGGAAGGCACCTGCTACCTCGCGACCGGCGCCACCTGCGCGCCCAACGACGCCGGCCGGATCGCCGCCACGACCAAGCTCGAGCGCAAGATCCGCTCGACCTGCCGCGACGACGCGACGGTGCAGGCCGTCGGATGGGGCCCGGCGCTCACGCAGCAGGCGCTCGTCGATCGCATGCGTGAGGCGTGCCTCGGCGCGCACGCCTCGCTCGCGGCGCGCACCTTCGGCGGCCCGCACGCCGCCGTCCTCGCGGCGGCCGACGACGCGACCCGGAGCTGCCTCGCCGTCGCCCACGCCGCGGCGACCGACCTCATCGCCGCCACCGTCAAGCAGCAGAGCGGCTGCATCGAGCGGACGCACCGTGGCAAGCGGTGCAACCTCGGACGACTCGACGACAAGCTGACCGCTGCGGAGGCCGATGCGGAGAGCGCCGTCGCGGCCGCGTGCCCCGACCTCGCGACGCCCATCGGTCTCGACGCCGCAGCGTTCCTGTCGGCCGCGTCGGCGCAGGCGCGATGCCTCACCGCTACCGCGCACACGGACTCCGGCCTGCTCTCGCTCGACTGCGGTCCGCGCGCGTCTGTTCCCGTTCCGCCCCGCGGCCAGTGGATCCAGATCGTGCTCGACGAGGCGACGTGGGGCACGCGCTGCGGCGACGGCTCGCCGTACGCTTTCTGGCTCCGCCTCGCGCCCACCGGATCGCCCCTCGAGCACGTCGCGATCGATCTCCAGGGCGGCGGCGTCTGCGTCTTCCCGGCGGATTGCCAGAGCGTCCCCGCGGACCTCTTCAGCGCGCTCGACGACGGCGAGCCGAGCGAGGGCTACCTCGACACGAATCCCGCCATCAATCCGTTCTCCGATTGGACGATGGCCTTCCTGCCGTACTGCACGCAGGACGTGCACCTCGGCAACGGCACCACGAGCGCCTTCCCCGGCGTCACGGTCTACCGCTTCGGCGGGCGCAACGTGCGTGGCACGCTCCGCTACCTGCGCGACGTGCTGTGGACGGCGATCGACGGCGATTCCGCCGAGGGCTTCCGGCCCGACCGCCTGACCGTCCTCTTCGCGGGCGAATCGGCCGGCGCGTTCGGCGTCGACTTCAACTACCACTACCTGCTCGACGATCTCGGCTGGTCGCACACGACGGCGGCACCCGACTCCGGTCTCGGCCTCGACAACGGCCAGGTCCTCGGCGTGAGCGGCCTCGGCGTCGTCGCACAGAGTCCCGCTCCGCCCTTCGGCTGGGACACGCGCCCGCTCCAGCCGCCCTACTGTCTCGCGTCCGGCTGCGCCGTGGGCCCAGTGCTCGACGCGGCGACGGCGCCGCGCCTGAAGGCGGTTCCCGAGCAGCAGATCCTCAACATCTCGAACCAGGTCGACGACGCCCAGGTGTCGACGACGTTCTTCCCCGACGTGCCCTCGTGGACGAACGCGCTTCGTGCCGCGTACTGCACCACGCGCGGGCTCAACGGCATCCACTTCTTCTATCCGGCGTCGTCGACGCCCACCCACACGATGCTGCGCACGAACTCCCGCTACACCGGCCTCCTCGCCGGCGGTGTCAGCCCCGCGCAGTACCTGGCGGATGCGTTCGCCGACCCCGATGGTGTCGTCGACCGCGTCGACGAGGGGACGCTGCAATCCGACTATCCTGGGGTGTTGCCGTTCCCGTGCCCGTGA
- a CDS encoding acyl-CoA dehydrogenase family protein → MDFTLSEQHRLVAETIRDFCEREVKPAASAWDRDEKFPMDTVKALGRLGFLGVALPTDVGGGGADALTNALVVEGVARYDASLGLTVASHGGLASGHINLFASDHLRKRYLPKLATGEWLGAWCLTEPGSGSDAGGLRTRAVRDGDHWILDGSKMFITQGTVGDVYVVLASTDPEKGTQGVSAFVVERGTPGLGNGRKIEKLGLHSSDTAEVVLENVRIPAGNLIGELDQGFKQALRILDGGRITMGAWCCGIARGALEESIAYAKERKTFGKPIAEHQGVQFLLADMATRIDAARCLLYRACHLKDAGRPFGTEASMAKLAASEAAMWATTKAVQIHGGYGYMRDFPVERYMRDAKLGEIGEGTSEVQRIVIARALLRGAGPSL, encoded by the coding sequence ATGGACTTCACGCTCTCGGAGCAACACCGGCTGGTCGCCGAGACGATCCGCGACTTCTGCGAGCGCGAGGTGAAGCCGGCCGCCTCCGCTTGGGATCGCGACGAGAAGTTCCCGATGGACACCGTGAAGGCGCTGGGTCGCCTCGGGTTCCTCGGCGTCGCTCTGCCCACCGACGTCGGCGGCGGCGGTGCCGACGCGCTCACGAACGCCCTCGTCGTTGAGGGCGTGGCGCGCTACGACGCCTCGCTCGGTCTCACGGTCGCCAGTCACGGCGGCCTCGCGTCGGGACACATCAACCTCTTCGCGAGCGACCACCTCCGCAAGCGCTATCTGCCCAAGCTCGCGACCGGCGAGTGGCTCGGCGCCTGGTGTCTGACCGAGCCCGGCTCCGGTAGCGACGCCGGGGGGCTCCGCACGCGCGCGGTCCGGGACGGCGACCACTGGATCCTCGACGGCTCGAAGATGTTCATCACCCAGGGCACGGTCGGCGACGTCTACGTCGTGCTGGCGTCGACCGATCCGGAGAAGGGTACGCAGGGCGTGTCGGCGTTCGTGGTCGAGCGCGGGACGCCGGGTCTCGGCAACGGCCGCAAGATCGAGAAGCTCGGCCTGCACTCGAGCGACACCGCCGAGGTCGTGCTCGAGAACGTCCGCATCCCCGCAGGCAACCTGATCGGCGAGCTGGACCAGGGCTTCAAGCAGGCCCTCCGTATCCTCGACGGCGGCCGCATCACGATGGGCGCCTGGTGCTGCGGCATCGCGCGCGGCGCGCTCGAGGAATCGATCGCCTACGCGAAGGAGCGAAAGACGTTCGGGAAGCCCATCGCGGAGCACCAGGGCGTGCAGTTCCTGCTGGCGGACATGGCGACCCGTATCGACGCCGCACGCTGCCTTCTGTACCGCGCGTGTCATTTGAAGGACGCCGGCCGGCCATTCGGCACCGAGGCGTCGATGGCGAAGCTCGCCGCCTCCGAAGCCGCCATGTGGGCGACCACCAAGGCCGTGCAGATCCACGGCGGCTACGGCTACATGCGCGACTTCCCCGTCGAGCGCTACATGCGCGACGCGAAGCTGGGCGAGATCGGAGAAGGGACGAGCGAGGTGCAGCGCATCGTGATCGCGCGGGCGCTGCTGCGGGGGGCGGGGCCGAGTCTCTGA
- a CDS encoding cobalamin B12-binding domain-containing protein yields MNPRPLRILIAKPGLDGHDRGAKVIARALRDAGMEVIYTGLHQTPEMVAEAAIQEDVDAIGLSLLSGAHLTLFPAVLAELRQRGGGDIPVFGGGIIPDEDRPELERAGVAAMFTPGASTQEIVDWIRTTIRPRVA; encoded by the coding sequence CTGAACCCCCGCCCGCTGCGCATCCTGATCGCGAAGCCCGGCCTCGACGGACACGACCGCGGCGCCAAGGTCATCGCCCGCGCGCTGCGCGACGCGGGGATGGAGGTCATCTACACGGGTCTGCACCAGACGCCGGAGATGGTCGCCGAAGCCGCGATCCAGGAGGACGTGGACGCCATTGGCCTCTCGCTCTTGTCGGGCGCGCACCTGACGCTCTTTCCGGCGGTGCTCGCCGAGCTCCGGCAGCGCGGCGGCGGCGACATCCCCGTCTTCGGCGGCGGCATCATTCCCGACGAGGATCGGCCCGAGCTCGAGCGGGCCGGCGTCGCGGCGATGTTCACGCCGGGTGCGAGCACGCAGGAGATCGTCGACTGGATCCGGACGACGATCCGGCCACGGGTGGCATAG
- a CDS encoding methylmalonyl-CoA mutase family protein yields the protein MTKRDWLERRYRETPERPVRFSTVSDMEVDPIYSAADVSAPARDEWPGEFPYTRGVYPSMYRGRLWTMRQFAGFGTAEDTNARFKFLMGQGQKGLSTAFDMPTLMGYDADHPRARGEVGREGVAVSSLVDVRALFDGIRLSDVTTSMTVNCTASVLLAMYVAVADEQGVPWTELGGTIQNDMLKEFIAQKEWICPPEPSVRIVVDMIEFCAKQLPRWHAVSVSGYHIREAGSTAVQELAFTLADGLAYVDAAVKRGLHVDQFGPRLSFFFNLHNDFFEEIAKLRAARRLWATLMRERFGATDPRAMMLRTHAQTAGCSLTAQQPVNNVVRVAIQALAGVLGGVQSLHTNSLDETLALPSEQAVMVAVRTQQILAEESGVTNIVDPLGGSYAVEALTDRLEREARAYIEHIDELGGMVKAIELGYPQKEIADAAYVYQQQVDKQEKTVVGVNRYQMPEERQPDLLRIPLEVETRQAERVRKVKRERNGTAARDALRRVREAAESGENLMPPLVAAVKALCTVGEISDVYRQVFGEYRDPAWL from the coding sequence ATGACGAAGCGCGACTGGCTCGAGCGGCGCTACCGGGAAACGCCCGAGCGACCCGTGCGGTTCTCGACCGTCTCCGACATGGAGGTGGACCCGATCTACTCCGCCGCCGACGTTTCCGCTCCCGCGCGGGACGAGTGGCCCGGCGAGTTCCCGTACACGCGCGGCGTCTATCCGAGCATGTACCGCGGCCGGCTCTGGACCATGCGGCAGTTCGCCGGCTTCGGGACGGCCGAGGACACGAACGCGCGCTTCAAGTTCCTGATGGGGCAGGGCCAGAAGGGCCTCTCCACCGCCTTCGACATGCCGACGCTCATGGGCTACGACGCCGACCACCCGCGCGCGCGCGGCGAGGTCGGTCGCGAGGGCGTCGCGGTCTCGAGCCTGGTCGACGTGCGCGCCCTCTTCGACGGCATCCGCCTGTCCGACGTCACCACGTCGATGACGGTCAACTGCACGGCGAGCGTGCTGCTCGCGATGTACGTCGCCGTCGCCGACGAGCAGGGCGTCCCGTGGACCGAGCTCGGCGGCACGATCCAGAACGACATGCTGAAGGAGTTCATCGCGCAGAAGGAATGGATCTGTCCGCCCGAGCCGTCGGTCCGGATCGTGGTGGACATGATCGAGTTCTGCGCGAAGCAGCTGCCACGCTGGCACGCCGTGTCGGTCAGCGGCTACCACATCCGCGAAGCGGGCTCGACGGCCGTGCAGGAGCTCGCCTTCACGCTTGCCGACGGCCTCGCGTACGTCGATGCGGCCGTGAAGCGTGGCCTGCACGTCGACCAGTTCGGCCCGCGGCTCTCGTTCTTCTTCAACCTCCACAACGACTTCTTCGAGGAGATCGCGAAGCTGCGCGCGGCGCGCCGCCTGTGGGCGACGCTCATGCGCGAGCGCTTCGGCGCGACCGATCCGCGCGCCATGATGCTGCGCACGCACGCGCAGACGGCGGGCTGCTCCCTCACGGCGCAGCAGCCCGTGAACAACGTCGTCCGCGTCGCGATCCAGGCGCTGGCGGGCGTGCTCGGCGGCGTGCAGTCGCTGCACACGAACTCCCTCGACGAGACGCTCGCCCTGCCGTCGGAGCAGGCGGTCATGGTCGCCGTGCGGACGCAGCAGATCCTCGCCGAGGAGAGCGGCGTCACGAACATCGTCGACCCACTCGGGGGCAGCTACGCCGTCGAGGCGCTGACCGATCGCCTCGAGCGCGAGGCGCGCGCCTACATCGAGCACATCGACGAGCTCGGCGGCATGGTGAAGGCGATCGAGCTCGGCTACCCGCAGAAGGAGATCGCCGACGCGGCCTACGTGTACCAGCAGCAGGTCGACAAGCAGGAGAAGACGGTCGTCGGCGTGAACCGCTACCAGATGCCGGAGGAACGCCAACCCGACCTGCTGCGGATCCCGCTCGAGGTCGAGACCCGGCAGGCCGAGCGCGTCCGCAAGGTGAAGCGCGAGCGGAACGGTACCGCCGCGCGCGACGCGCTCCGGCGCGTACGCGAGGCCGCCGAGTCGGGCGAGAACCTGATGCCGCCGCTCGTCGCGGCCGTGAAGGCGCTCTGCACCGTGGGCGAGATCTCCGACGTCTATCGCCAGGTCTTCGGCGAGTATCGCGACCCCGCATGGCTCTGA
- a CDS encoding acyl-CoA dehydrogenase family protein: MHVELTDTQRELRDTVRAFAQDRIKPLAAEIDRTGRYPRENLTGLGELGALGVFVPETYGGAGFDHVAYALAVEEVSAACGATGACFSAHTSLVCWPILALGTEDQRRRYLPKLARGEWLGSFALSEPGVGSDAAGLATTARRRGDGYVLNGAKNFITNAPYAGLAIVFASLDASRGTKGIGAFLVETTSRGWEVLRVEEKMGLHGAHTAQLAFTDLYVPRENLLGGEDEGFKVAMKTLDGGRIGIAAQAVGIARAAFEDALAYAQERRAFGQALAEFQGTQWKLSDMALAVEAARLLTLRAATLKDQGIPCTKEAAMAKLYASEAAMNVATQAVQIHGGYGYTREFAVERYFRDAKATEIYEGSSEIQRLVIAGQVLREGA; this comes from the coding sequence GTGCACGTCGAGCTCACCGACACGCAGCGCGAGCTGCGCGACACGGTACGGGCGTTCGCGCAGGATCGCATCAAGCCGCTCGCCGCCGAGATCGACCGCACCGGACGCTACCCGCGCGAGAACCTGACGGGGCTGGGCGAGCTCGGCGCGCTCGGGGTCTTCGTGCCGGAGACGTATGGCGGCGCCGGGTTCGACCACGTCGCCTACGCGCTCGCCGTCGAGGAGGTCTCCGCCGCGTGCGGCGCGACCGGCGCGTGCTTCTCGGCCCACACCTCGCTCGTGTGCTGGCCGATCCTGGCGCTCGGCACCGAGGACCAGCGGCGCCGCTACCTGCCGAAGCTGGCGCGCGGCGAGTGGCTCGGGAGCTTCGCGCTCTCCGAGCCCGGCGTCGGATCGGACGCGGCGGGTCTCGCCACGACGGCGCGCCGCAGGGGCGACGGCTACGTGCTGAACGGTGCCAAGAACTTCATCACCAACGCGCCGTACGCCGGGCTCGCCATCGTCTTCGCGTCGCTCGATGCGAGCCGCGGCACCAAGGGCATCGGCGCCTTCCTCGTCGAGACCACGAGTCGGGGCTGGGAGGTCCTGCGCGTCGAGGAGAAGATGGGTCTTCACGGCGCCCACACGGCGCAGCTCGCGTTCACGGATCTCTACGTGCCCCGCGAGAACCTGCTGGGCGGCGAGGACGAGGGGTTCAAGGTCGCGATGAAGACGCTCGACGGCGGCCGCATCGGAATCGCCGCGCAGGCCGTCGGGATCGCGCGCGCGGCGTTCGAGGACGCGCTCGCCTACGCCCAGGAGCGTCGCGCCTTCGGCCAGGCGTTGGCCGAGTTCCAGGGCACGCAATGGAAGCTCTCCGACATGGCCCTCGCCGTCGAGGCGGCCCGCCTGCTCACGCTGCGCGCCGCCACCTTGAAGGACCAGGGCATCCCGTGCACGAAGGAAGCCGCGATGGCGAAGCTCTACGCGTCCGAGGCCGCGATGAACGTCGCGACCCAGGCGGTGCAGATCCACGGTGGCTACGGCTACACCCGCGAGTTCGCCGTCGAGCGCTATTTCCGCGACGCCAAGGCGACCGAGATCTACGAGGGCAGCTCCGAGATCCAGCGCCTCGTCATCGCGGGGCAAGTCCTGCGGGAGGGCGCGTGA
- a CDS encoding enoyl-CoA hydratase-related protein produces the protein MADFENIVVERSEAVLTLRVSRPKVLNALDPATLREIARVLRDVRRDGGVRALVVTGTGEKAFSAGADIKVMATMPPTEGHPYSRLGHEVLGRFEQLPIPVVAAVNGAALGGGLELALACDVILAADTAKFGLPEITVGLIPGFGGTQRLALRVGLARARELIYLGTMIDADEALRIGLVSRVVPAAKLAEEALGLARQLVAKPPVALRQAKRATAAAAAALAEGLRYETDAFAVAFATEDRVEGMTAFVEKRAPVWKGR, from the coding sequence ATGGCGGACTTCGAGAACATCGTCGTCGAGCGGAGCGAGGCCGTCCTCACCCTGCGGGTCTCGCGTCCGAAGGTCCTGAACGCCCTCGACCCCGCGACGCTGCGCGAGATCGCGCGCGTGCTGCGCGACGTGCGCCGGGACGGCGGCGTGCGCGCGCTGGTCGTGACCGGCACCGGCGAGAAGGCCTTCTCGGCGGGCGCCGACATCAAGGTGATGGCGACCATGCCGCCGACCGAGGGGCACCCGTACTCGCGGCTCGGGCACGAGGTACTGGGACGCTTCGAGCAGCTCCCGATCCCGGTCGTCGCCGCGGTCAACGGTGCCGCGCTGGGGGGCGGGCTCGAGCTGGCGCTCGCGTGCGACGTCATCCTGGCCGCCGACACGGCGAAGTTCGGGCTGCCGGAGATCACCGTCGGTCTCATCCCGGGGTTCGGCGGAACGCAGCGTCTGGCGCTGCGCGTGGGCCTCGCACGGGCGCGCGAGCTCATCTACCTCGGCACCATGATCGACGCGGACGAGGCGCTCCGCATCGGTCTCGTGTCGCGCGTCGTCCCGGCCGCGAAGCTCGCCGAGGAGGCGCTCGGGCTCGCCCGGCAGCTCGTGGCGAAGCCGCCGGTCGCGCTCCGGCAGGCCAAGCGCGCGACGGCGGCCGCGGCGGCGGCGCTCGCCGAAGGGCTGCGCTACGAGACCGACGCGTTCGCGGTCGCGTTTGCGACCGAGGACCGCGTCGAGGGCATGACGGCCTTCGTCGAGAAGCGCGCCCCCGTGTGGAAGGGGCGCTAG
- a CDS encoding acyl carrier protein, with protein sequence MAADLQTIVRSLIAKHFDLAEGEVDFAMRIEDAGDSLKLSELVIALEQRLGIRLPDSALARVRTLGDLWELVQSKVGPSGT encoded by the coding sequence GTGGCGGCGGACCTCCAGACGATCGTGAGGAGCCTCATCGCGAAGCACTTCGATCTCGCCGAGGGCGAGGTCGACTTCGCCATGCGCATCGAGGACGCGGGCGACTCGCTCAAGCTGAGCGAGCTCGTGATCGCGCTCGAGCAGCGCCTCGGGATCCGCCTCCCCGACAGCGCGCTCGCGCGGGTGCGCACGCTCGGCGACCTCTGGGAGCTGGTCCAGTCGAAGGTGGGCCCGTCGGGCACCTGA
- a CDS encoding MBOAT family O-acyltransferase produces MDVFHLTQAMTLLAEGGAGLFVRYLATSGLFVLVAIALRTAPAHVRRWGQLAASVVLMSVLATPLVVALLVAYMALLFVAVERLPRGAIGTALVTALVALQIVAPIWWLPHLPQYEGRVREYVAFATNLTLLRSWAFAWDRRTGADRDPSDLGEFLHFMFFLPAFMAGPLVSLDDFRRGRLASYWDDAAPRGPLGFLRAEWWGLVRVGVGIVAMALAFGVVCTPGSTGYEHAAAGTPLDAWTHVFRVWVCIYLGLTTWTEGGIGFGRLAGFALPENLARPFLSYGVADFWRRWNMTLNLWTRRYLYLPLGGAAPRRRSGERRPEWRNTIAVFVFMAVYHLAGGVKLLGFGYFPPGSYAPWLLWGIINAAGVLATRRLGPLPRDLRRAIPGVVLTGAYCALGIMTAFFPPRMDLGALAAIYRRLLFLD; encoded by the coding sequence ATGGACGTCTTCCACCTGACGCAGGCCATGACCCTCCTCGCCGAGGGCGGCGCCGGCCTCTTCGTCCGCTACCTCGCGACCAGCGGGCTCTTCGTGCTGGTCGCGATCGCGCTGCGCACCGCGCCCGCGCACGTGCGCCGCTGGGGCCAGCTCGCAGCGAGCGTCGTGCTCATGAGCGTCCTCGCGACGCCGCTCGTCGTCGCCCTGCTCGTCGCCTACATGGCCCTGCTGTTCGTCGCCGTCGAGCGGCTCCCGCGCGGAGCGATCGGCACGGCGCTCGTGACGGCGCTGGTCGCGCTCCAGATCGTCGCGCCCATCTGGTGGCTCCCGCACCTTCCCCAGTACGAGGGGCGCGTCCGCGAGTACGTCGCGTTCGCGACCAACCTCACCCTGCTGCGCTCGTGGGCCTTCGCCTGGGATCGGCGCACCGGCGCGGACCGCGATCCGTCCGACCTGGGCGAGTTCCTGCACTTCATGTTCTTCCTGCCCGCCTTCATGGCGGGACCGCTCGTCTCGCTCGACGACTTCCGCCGCGGCCGCCTCGCCAGCTACTGGGACGACGCCGCGCCGCGCGGCCCGCTCGGCTTCCTGCGCGCCGAGTGGTGGGGGCTCGTCCGCGTCGGCGTCGGCATCGTCGCGATGGCGCTCGCGTTCGGCGTCGTGTGCACGCCGGGATCGACGGGCTACGAGCACGCCGCGGCGGGAACGCCGCTCGACGCGTGGACGCACGTCTTTCGCGTGTGGGTGTGCATCTACCTCGGCCTCACGACCTGGACCGAGGGCGGGATCGGCTTCGGCCGCCTCGCCGGCTTCGCGTTGCCCGAGAACCTCGCGCGCCCCTTCCTCTCCTACGGCGTCGCCGACTTCTGGCGGCGCTGGAACATGACGCTGAACCTCTGGACGCGCCGCTACCTCTATCTCCCGCTCGGCGGCGCGGCCCCGCGCCGGCGCTCGGGTGAGCGGCGGCCCGAGTGGCGGAACACCATCGCGGTCTTCGTCTTCATGGCGGTCTACCACTTGGCCGGCGGCGTGAAGCTGCTCGGCTTCGGCTACTTCCCGCCCGGCTCGTACGCCCCGTGGCTCCTGTGGGGCATCATCAACGCGGCCGGCGTCCTCGCCACGCGCCGCCTGGGCCCGCTGCCGCGCGACCTGCGTCGCGCGATCCCCGGCGTGGTGCTGACGGGCGCCTACTGCGCGCTCGGGATCATGACCGCCTTCTTCCCGCCGCGCATGGACCTGGGCGCGCTCGCCGCGATCTATCGCCGCCTCCTCTTCCTCGACTAG
- a CDS encoding ketoacyl-ACP synthase III codes for MTDAALRTRLLGSGAAAASVRVGSDEIEQRLGLAPGWIRSRTGVEARQVLRGSETLLDLAERASRSALDAAGLRARDLDGIVVATASSEFAFPSFACLLQARLGTGSIFAFDVAAACAGFVYGLGIADAMVRGGSARTLLLVGADALAAMTGRDDPVCSPLFGDAAGAVVLRGEAGDSGVLRVILRASGAQADLLELPAGGPFDTGGAPRPAALCMRMKGPELFRAAVTELLTVTRDLLRETGLGIEDVALLIPHQANARIIASMVEHLGIAPERVCANLDRYGNTSAASVPVALDEAWRAGRVKRGDVVVLNAVGGGLAWGAAAIRL; via the coding sequence GTGACCGACGCGGCTCTTCGAACGCGCCTGCTCGGCAGCGGCGCCGCAGCCGCGAGCGTGCGCGTCGGCAGCGACGAGATCGAGCAGCGCCTCGGCCTGGCGCCGGGTTGGATCCGCTCCCGCACCGGCGTCGAGGCACGCCAGGTGCTGCGCGGATCCGAGACGCTGCTCGACCTCGCCGAGCGCGCCTCGCGGTCGGCCCTCGACGCCGCCGGGTTGCGCGCCCGGGACCTCGACGGCATCGTGGTCGCGACCGCGTCGTCCGAGTTCGCGTTCCCGTCGTTCGCCTGCCTGCTCCAGGCGCGGCTCGGAACGGGCTCGATCTTCGCGTTCGACGTCGCCGCGGCCTGCGCGGGGTTCGTCTACGGACTCGGCATCGCCGATGCGATGGTGCGCGGCGGCTCCGCGCGCACGCTGCTCCTCGTCGGGGCCGACGCCTTGGCCGCCATGACGGGACGCGACGATCCCGTGTGTTCGCCGCTCTTCGGCGATGCCGCGGGCGCCGTCGTCCTGCGCGGCGAAGCGGGAGACTCCGGCGTCCTCCGGGTGATCCTGCGAGCCAGCGGCGCGCAGGCGGACCTGCTGGAGCTGCCCGCCGGCGGCCCGTTCGACACCGGCGGCGCGCCGCGCCCGGCCGCGCTCTGCATGCGCATGAAGGGCCCGGAGCTCTTTCGCGCCGCCGTGACCGAGCTGCTGACGGTGACGCGCGACCTCCTGCGCGAGACCGGCCTCGGCATCGAGGACGTGGCGCTCTTGATCCCACACCAGGCGAACGCCCGCATCATCGCGTCGATGGTGGAGCACCTCGGCATCGCCCCCGAGCGCGTGTGCGCGAACCTCGATCGCTACGGCAACACGTCGGCGGCCTCGGTTCCGGTCGCCCTCGACGAAGCGTGGCGCGCCGGACGCGTGAAGCGCGGCGACGTCGTCGTGCTCAACGCCGTCGGCGGCGGCCTCGCCTGGGGCGCCGCCGCCATCCGTCTCTAG